The following are encoded in a window of Harmonia axyridis chromosome 7, icHarAxyr1.1, whole genome shotgun sequence genomic DNA:
- the LOC123685302 gene encoding uncharacterized protein LOC123685302, which yields MQSLKTEKKIVKDAARKHFQEIEKVGQDDENSDLPDEDKFQYLIQSTEENSPARNLVESFPPSANNYKIAVDQLKTRFARDEVLIQVYVRELLSLVLSQHISPEKSGMALSNLYDKLETQLRALETLGVTTDKYATMLLPLVESAIPHELLKIWERDRLTNDYFVNELQGLLKFLKAEVEADERIKLAQTSFSLEKGVKMGQDRCSVEVLHVKNTEIKGKLNFSCIFCDSNSHNSQDCIRAQKMTLEQKKTTVAKKRGCFSCLKPNHSFRTCKSIVKCVKCTRKHHALMCPDLHEKEKEKKDAIGRRELSKR from the coding sequence ATGCAGTCtttgaaaacggaaaaaaaGATTGTCAAGGACGCAGCAAGAAAACATTTCCAAGAGATTGAGAAGGTAGGACAGGACGATGAAAATTCAGATTTGCCCGATGAAGACAAATTCCAGTACCTTATCCAATCCACCGAAGAAAACTCGCCAGCCCGTAATTTGGTAGAAAGTTTCCCACCCTCAGCAAACAATTACAAAATTGCCGTTGACCAACTCAAAACTAGGTTTGCAAGGGACGAGGTTTTAATTCAGGTTTATGTTAGAGAGCTTTTAAGCCTCGTTTTAAGTCAACATATTTCACCGGAAAAATCAGGTATGGCTTTATCAAATTTGTACGATAAATTGGAGACTCAGCTAAGGGCGCTGGAAACATTGGGTGTGACCACCGACAAATACGCCACGATGCTTTTACCATTGGTTGAGTCAGCTATACCACACGAATTGCTAAAAATTTGGGAAAGAGACCGTTTAACTAATGATTATTTTGTTAACGAGTTACAGGGTCTACTGAAGTTCCTAAAAGCCGAGGTGGAAGCAGACGAGCGAATAAAACTTGCACAAACCAGTTTTTCTTTGGAAAAAGGAGTAAAAATGGGTCAGGATAGGTGTTCTGTAGAAGTGTTGCATGtgaaaaatactgagattaaaggtaagctcaatttttcttgcatattttgCGATTCAAACTCTCATAACAGTCAGGATTGCATAAGAGCACAAAAAATGACGTTGGAACAAAAAAAGACAACTGTAGCAAAGAAAAGAGGTTGTTTTTCATGTCTGAAACCCAATCACAGTTTTAGAACTTGCAAATCTATAGTCAAATGTGTAAAATGTACACGAAAACATCATGCTCTTATGTGTCCCGATCTGCATGAGAAAGAGAAAGAAA
- the LOC123684958 gene encoding UPF0587 protein CG4646, producing MVIITLQISANLEQIEELYTNHPDYVFLLKLKCLNCGECSDRWHDVIESKTFPSKTGKSDSHYLEKCKLCGRENRLSIIEGTNEKYTNEDQGNFKSIINFDCRGIEPIEFSPTDGWIAKIEDSGNIFEGIDLTEKEWVEYDEKINQSVGIYDFQYKFIKIK from the exons ATGGTGATAATTACTTTACAAATTAGTGCCAACTTGGAACAAATTGAAGAATTGTATACAAATCATCCTGAttatgtatttttattgaaacttaAATGTCTGAACTGTGGAGAATGCTCTGATAGATGGCATGATGTAATTGAATCGAAAACATTTCCATCTAAAACTGGTAAATCAGATTCGCATTATTTGGAAAAATGTAAACTTTGCGGCAGGGAAAATAGGCTTTCAATTATAGAAGGAACAAATG AGAAATATACCAATGAAGATCAAGGAAACTTCAAATctataataaattttgattGCCGTGGAATTGAACCTATAGAATTCAGTCCCACAGATGGATGGATTGCAAAAATAGAAGATAGTGGTAACATTTTTGAAGGCATAGATTTGACTGAAAAAGAATGGGTTgaatatgatgaaaaaataaaccaGTCTGTTGGcatttatgattttcaatataaattcattaaaatcaaaTGA
- the LOC123684957 gene encoding NEDD4 family-interacting protein 1 yields the protein MFIMDNNPVNNQDQQIYLPEVQQIEANYSETIPQITCVMMGCSTDNIPPPKPDFYAPPPYEIVTNPSKLPTYEEVQREKHLEGQHFPINITSPIISPPVFTRPHNQRVITISNEVTDETDTSLLGTDFMFYVAFFVAFVFNWIGFLLLMCFCHTIASRYGALSGFGLSLAKWTFIVQHSTDLASKDNSWLWWLIMTFGLIICIRAILQYLSIKRGWHMLSASHQERLLFFY from the exons ATGTTTATAATGGACAATAATCCAGTCAATAATCAAGACCAGCAG ATATATTTGCCTGAAGTCCAGCAGATTGAAGCGAATTATTCAGAAACCATTCCTCAAATCACTTGTGTCATGATGGGGTGTTCTACAGATAATATACCTCCCCCAAAACCAGATTTTTATGCACCTCCACCATATGAAATTGTAACAAACCCGTCTAAGTTACCAACTTATGAAGAAGTTCAAAGAGAGAAGCATTTAGAAGGACAGCATTTCCCCATAAATATTACTTCTCCGATAATAAGT cccCCTGTATTCACCAGACCTCATAATCAGAGAGTCATTACAATCAGTAATGAAGTAACAGATGAAACAGACACAAGTCTACTCGGCACAGATTTCATGTTCTATGTAGCATTCTTTG TGGCTTTTGTATTTAATTGGATAGGATTCTTGCTTCTCATGTGTTTTTGCCACACAATTGCTTCAAGATATGGTGCTCTTTCTGGATTTGGATTGTCTCTGGCAAAGTGGACTTTTATAGTTCAGCATTCCACAGATCTGGCTTCTAAAGATAATAGCTGGTTGTGGTGGTTAATAATGACTTTTG GGTTGATAATTTGCATAAGGGCCATTTTGCAATATTTGAGCATAAAGAGAGGGTGGCATATGTTGTCTGCTAGCCATCAAGAGCggcttttatttttttattga
- the LOC123685303 gene encoding uncharacterized protein LOC123685303: protein MYPSRPSYAQLLSNRVRWMMKGGKLSRAELSNIKGSCYPLEVVENMNTDGVESSPRRSSLRVRRSGLYLGGDVQTNEIEEAFVGTLMKFSGLTLENRPKIPRMQHNKRLLNSVKLLNSVLPRHLTGIETLSDLVDIVYAGAVTVSEAQGYQVGDDNSRCFNSSPPWKRRLENKIVQFRKKIGTFHTYLATPHPSTKVMKSVKKLASEFRIKRRDPLFKDKITLLNDTLKQKIKALGNRIRRYNEKEKRNKNNRMFHQNQKRFFRDLEQKGVSQDVNLEPGVAEEYWSGVWSGSVEHNEQMSWIKEADSGIPQVQMDEVEITVSDIEEVLKGTNNWATAGCDKLHNYWWKHFTNIHGVLSSILKKSLTDPLSLPPYLTQGLTYLIPKAGDLQNPNNYRPITCLPTVYKILTAVITKHINKHLRTNNLMAPEQGGGRIRTKSSKELLIVDYIVTKQARKKLRNISVAWIDYRKAFDSVPHSWLLKVLKMHGVHEQVISLLRFLMQTWRTSLLMRAGDEMKKSRSIKINRGVFQGDTLSAIWFCMAINPLSALLRNTEYGYVIDKQRNIRINHSLYIDDLKLYGANFEQIRRLLEIVSLFSDSIGMSFGVDKCATLEVRRGKIRNTSLVTTLMNQITIPSLDVDDSYKYLGIKQALDIKTSEMKELYRKKVLGRVNMLLRSKLNSRSLFTAINIWAIPTVAYSFGIITWSTTDLQEMDRAIRCMLTKHGVHHPHSSTIRLYLPRHQGGRGLLSLEKIHQENITTLRNYFLKKNSPFFRAIQKADQDISALRLSGSYPQSVDRTIEDLIEEWCSKALHGRYPACLKKENINKKESLTYLTAGYLFPETEGRLMAIQDQVIPIRMYQKNIAKLDVPSDRCRKCSQAPETLQHVTSSCPILAPRDYLERHNSMAKIYHQQIALKLGLIRENLPTHIYVPKPLLQNARYKLYWDCTLVTDRAVMHNRPDIALFDTEQKTCILIEFTIPADDNITKAYTEKIIKYGDLAFQLRELHNLRTISIFPMIISVNGLVETHLLENTKRLCLEPDVISASQKQVILSTTRIVRKFLQGF from the coding sequence ATGTATCCCAGCAGACCCTCATACGCCCAACTTCTATCAAATAGGGTGAGATGGATGATGAAAGGTGGAAAACTGTCTCGAGCTGAGCTGAGCAACATCAAAGGAAGCTGTTATCCACTCGAAGTGGTAGAAAATATGAACACAGATGGGGTGGAATCCAGTCCGCGCAGATCATCGCTGAGGGTTAGACGTAGCGGATTGTATCTGGGAGGTGACGTACAGACTAATGAGATCGAAGAAGCGTTTGTTGGGACTTTGATGAAGTTTTCAGGCTTAACATTAGAAAACAGGCCAAAAATCCCACGGATGCAACACAATAAGAGGCTGTTGAATTCGGTGAAGTTGTTGAACTCTGTGCTACCAAGACACCTCACTGGAATTGAGACACTTTCCGATCTGGTGGACATAGTGTATGCTGGGGCGGTGACTGTCTCTGAGGCTCAAGGATATCAAGTGGGCGATGACAACTCCCGATGTTTCAATTCATCACCACCATGGAAAAGACGCCTGGAAAATAAAATCGtgcaatttagaaaaaaaattggaacgtTTCATACTTACCTAGCTACTCCACATCCTTCGACAAAAGTAATGAAGAGCGTTAAAAAACTCGCATCTGAGTTCAGGATCAAACGGAGAGATCCTCTCTTCAAGGATAAGATAACCCTTTTAAATGACACCCTGAAACAGAAGATCAAAGCTTTAGGGAACCGTATACGACGATACAATGagaaggaaaaaagaaataaaaataacagaatGTTTCACCAGAATCAGAAGAGATTTTTTCGAGATCTTGAACAAAAAGGCGTCAGTCAAGATGTCAACCTCGAACCTGGGGTTGCTGAGGAGTATTGGAGTGGGGTATGGTCGGGGAGCGTCGAACATAATGAGCAGATGTCTTGGATAAAGGAGGCTGATTCCGGAATACCACAAGTCCAAATGGATGAAGTTGAGATAACTGTATCTGATATAGAAGAGGTCTTAAAAGGAACAAACAACTGGGCAACCGCAGGTTGTGATAAACTACATAATTACTGGTGGAAACACTTCACTAATATCCATGGAGTATTGTCCTCGATTCTCAAGAAGTCCTTAACAGATCCCCTTTCACTTCCTCCTTACCTCACACAGGGACTTACGTACCTAATCCCGAAAGCTGGAGACCTTCAGAACCCGAACAACTACCGGCCCATAACCTGCCTCCCTACGGTTTATAAAATATTGACAGCTGTGATCACTAAACACATAAACAAACACCTCAGAACGAATAACCTGATGGCACCAGAACAAGGTGGGGGCCGTATAAGAACCAAAAGCTCTAAAGAACTGCTTATTGTTGACTACATCGTGACGAAGCAAGCCCGTAAAAAGCTGCGCAATATATCTGTAGCGTGGATTGACTATCGGAAAGCCTTCGATTCGGTGCCCCACTCTTGGTTGTTGAAAGTTCTTAAAATGCACGGAGTCCACGAACAAGTGATCAGTCTCCTGAGATTCCTCATGCAAACCTGGAGGACGTCTCTCCTCATGCGTGCTGGGGATGAAATGAAGAAGTCCAGGAGCATAAAAATCAACCGAGGAGTCTTTCAAGGTGACACACTCAGTGCAATATGGTTCTGCATGGCGATCAATCCTCTGAGTGCACTGCTGAGAAACACAGAATATGGATATGTAATTGACAAGCAGAGGAACATTCGAATAAATCACAGTCTGTACATAGACGACCTTAAACTGTATGGTGCCAATTTCGAACAGATAAGGAGACTCCTGGAAATAGTGTCGCTATTCAGCGATTCCATCGGCATGAGTTTTGGAGTGGATAAGTGTGCGACCCTGGAAGTGAGACGTGGAAAAATTCGAAACACAAGCCTTGTAACTACATTAATGAATCAGATTACCATACCATCCCTGGATGTAgatgattcatacaaatatctCGGAATAAAACAGGCTTTAGATATCAAAACATCAGAGATGAAGGAACTATATCGTAAGAAAGTTCTTGGAAGAGTCAACATGCTTTTACGATCAAAACTGAACTCTAGATCTCTATTCACTGCCATCAACATCTGGGCCATACCAACAGTAGCGTATTCTTTTGGCATCATCACGTGGTCGACGACTGACCTACAAGAAATGGACAGAGCAATAAGATGTATGCTCACGAAACATGGAGTCCACCACCCTCATTCCTCGACGATAAGGCTATATCTCCCACGTCATCAAGGAGGTCGAGGGTTATTGAGCCTGGAGAAAATCCATCAGGAGAACATCACCACATTAAGAAAttactttctgaaaaaaaactCACCTTTCTTCCGGGCAATTCAGAAAGCGGATCAGGATATCTCGGCTTTGCGCCTCTCGGGATCATACCCCCAATCGGTAGATCGTACAATAGAGGATCTCATTGAGGAATGGTGCTCCAAAGCCTTGCACGGAAGATACCCTGCTTGCCTGAAaaaggaaaatataaataaaaaggaGTCGTTAACTTACCTGACAGCAGGGTACCTCTTTCCGGAGACAGAAGGTCGACTAATGGCAATACAGGATCAGGTGATTCCCATAAGAATGTACCAGAAAAATATTGCCAAACTCGACGTACCATCTGATCGCTGTCGCAAATGTTCCCAAGCACCTGAAACATTACAACATGTAACTTCATCTTGTCCTATACTTGCTCCAAGAGATTACCTGGAGAGGCATAACTCCATGGCGAAGATCTACCACCAACAGATTGCGTTGAAGCTGGGTTTAATCCGGGAAAACCTACCAACTCACATATATGTTCCAAAACCTCTCCTACAGAATGCACGCTACAAACTATATTGGGACTGCACCTTAGTAACGGATCGAGCGGTGATGCATAACAGACCTGATATCGCGCTCTTCGATACTGAACAAAAAACATGTATACTCATAGAGTTCACGATCCCGGCGGACGATAACATCACGAAAGCTTACacggaaaaaataatcaaatacgGTGACTTGGCATTCCAACTACGTGAGCTCCACAATTTGAGGACGATCAGCATTTTCCCGATGATCATATCGGTGAATGGCTTGGTGGAGACACACCTGCTGGAGAATACTAAGAGATTGTGCCTGGAACCTGATGTCATTTCAGCTTCCCAAAAGCAAGTGATCCTGTCTACCACCCGAATCGTTAGAAAATTCCTACAAGGATTCTGA